A genomic window from Luteolibacter sp. LG18 includes:
- a CDS encoding AraC family transcriptional regulator yields MAKTPPPAARLPALDAFFASVALPDLLRPFDSVPGLLYIVKDHLSRVMAISPESVARMGYRHEDEVLGKLPHEYLPPELARKFCADDQWVIRHGEPRLNLVEMWFSPAGKRDWIVTDKYPLRDRDGQVVGVIGIHQNLDLRRKRLAHLGPAGEAADYIRKRLGEPLMVGEIARHVGFSERQLQRVFRQVFGQTIQQYIIENRLHAATDALVNSGQEISAIALALGFHDQSAFANRFKRFTGRSPRAYRMEALRQ; encoded by the coding sequence ATGGCGAAAACCCCACCACCCGCCGCACGCCTGCCCGCGCTCGACGCCTTCTTCGCCAGCGTGGCGCTGCCGGATCTGCTGCGCCCCTTCGACTCGGTACCGGGCCTCCTCTACATCGTGAAGGATCACCTCAGCCGGGTCATGGCCATCAGCCCGGAATCCGTCGCGCGCATGGGCTACCGCCACGAGGACGAGGTGCTGGGCAAACTCCCCCACGAGTATCTCCCGCCCGAGCTGGCGCGGAAATTCTGCGCCGACGACCAGTGGGTGATCCGCCACGGCGAACCGCGCCTCAACCTCGTCGAGATGTGGTTCAGCCCGGCGGGCAAGCGCGATTGGATCGTGACCGACAAGTATCCGCTCCGCGACCGCGACGGACAGGTGGTGGGAGTGATCGGCATCCACCAGAACCTCGACCTGCGGCGGAAGCGCCTCGCCCACCTCGGCCCCGCCGGAGAGGCCGCGGACTACATCCGGAAACGCCTTGGCGAGCCGCTGATGGTCGGCGAGATCGCCCGCCACGTCGGATTTTCCGAACGCCAGCTCCAGCGCGTGTTCCGGCAGGTCTTCGGCCAGACGATCCAGCAATACATCATCGAGAACCGCCTGCACGCGGCGACCGACGCGCTGGTCAACTCCGGCCAGGAGATCAGCGCGATCGCGCTGGCGCTCGGATTCCACGACCAGAGCGCCTTCGCCAACCGCTTCAAGCGCTTCACCGGCCGCTCGCCGCGGGCCTACCGGATGGAGGCCCTGCGGCAATAA
- the rnr gene encoding ribonuclease R codes for MAEESMRTQVLEWMRSPKYRPMTRSELARKLEIPSAARSDLRDVLHELVHAGEVVEGKKARYELRGKKGDQLTGTLRFHPKGHAFFYPNAADEQNVATGIDLKKHSRIYVSRREAGTALDGDKVRISVRMPSPKREGRFQKGDRRLGEMPEDEAKGHVEQILERRSGRLVGIFRQKGKHSWVECSDTSLDGPVELHGDTTAQPGQTVVVELEQWDKRDQAPRGRIIEVLGWPGEPGVDIVSVIHRHGLRTSFPEAVLDETRNTPEDPTPEEIKRRADWRPKLVITIDPADAKDHDDAIWLEKTDKGWTLAVHIADVSHYVKPGTALDKEATERGNSTYLVDRVLPMLPPELSNGICSLKPDVDRLTKCALMDISPKGEIKKARFIDAVIHSRAKLSYEQAQAILDGKPAPEGSEAGLEEMVKEAWKMASALRRRRFANGALDLEMPEIRIKLDDKGRACGVLPVVHTASHQLIEECMLAANEAVARVLKVNQKPAVHRIHEDPDFSRLFEFGETAKLHGYKPGDLSNREHIQKLLDESKGSPEEHAIKLGLLKSLKRAAYSPDAIGHYGLAKADYCHFTSPIRRYADLIVHRALQPFLDNSPKNPDRTPPQGELREISRHISDTERVSADAESETKQLKMMEFLGRVADLEDPIVFDGLVTDVRPMGLLVEVPDIGIRGAVKREDLPGGRWRFEGHRGAWTSWEGMSIVLGMRLPLEVTGVDRVRRFVDFRIAVGTEGAAGKHEKFNQPAMPPRRPKPPQKDARPPKPGKPQPKGKRGGGEEAVPAKKPFPKAQSGGKKHGQKRKRK; via the coding sequence ATGGCAGAGGAATCGATGCGGACGCAGGTCCTGGAATGGATGCGTTCGCCGAAATACCGCCCGATGACCCGATCGGAGCTGGCTCGCAAATTGGAAATCCCCTCGGCGGCGCGGAGCGACCTGCGGGACGTGCTGCACGAACTGGTGCACGCGGGCGAGGTGGTGGAGGGGAAAAAGGCGCGTTACGAGCTACGAGGCAAGAAGGGCGACCAGCTCACGGGCACCCTGCGGTTCCATCCGAAAGGCCACGCGTTCTTCTACCCGAATGCCGCCGATGAGCAGAACGTCGCCACCGGCATCGACCTGAAAAAGCACTCGCGCATCTACGTCTCGCGCCGCGAGGCCGGCACGGCGTTGGATGGTGACAAGGTGCGGATCTCGGTGCGGATGCCTTCGCCGAAGCGCGAGGGGAGATTCCAGAAGGGCGACCGCCGTCTGGGCGAGATGCCGGAGGACGAGGCCAAGGGCCATGTCGAGCAGATCCTCGAGCGCCGCTCGGGTCGCCTCGTCGGCATTTTCCGCCAGAAGGGGAAGCACTCGTGGGTCGAGTGCTCGGACACCTCGCTCGACGGCCCCGTGGAGCTCCACGGCGACACCACCGCTCAACCGGGGCAGACCGTCGTGGTGGAGCTGGAGCAGTGGGACAAGCGTGACCAGGCTCCGCGCGGCCGCATCATCGAGGTGCTTGGCTGGCCGGGCGAACCGGGCGTCGACATTGTCTCGGTGATCCACCGCCACGGCCTGCGGACCTCGTTCCCGGAGGCGGTGCTCGATGAAACGCGGAACACGCCGGAGGATCCGACTCCGGAGGAGATCAAGCGCCGCGCCGATTGGCGGCCCAAGCTGGTCATCACGATCGACCCCGCCGATGCGAAGGACCACGACGACGCGATCTGGCTGGAGAAGACCGACAAGGGGTGGACGCTGGCCGTCCACATCGCGGACGTGTCCCATTACGTGAAGCCGGGCACCGCGCTGGACAAGGAGGCCACCGAACGCGGCAACTCGACCTACCTCGTGGACCGGGTGCTGCCGATGCTGCCGCCGGAACTCAGCAACGGCATCTGTTCGCTGAAGCCGGATGTCGACCGCCTCACGAAGTGCGCGCTGATGGATATCAGCCCGAAGGGCGAGATCAAGAAGGCCCGCTTCATCGACGCGGTGATCCACAGCCGGGCGAAACTTTCCTACGAACAGGCGCAGGCGATCCTCGATGGCAAGCCCGCGCCGGAAGGCTCCGAAGCGGGGCTGGAGGAAATGGTGAAGGAGGCATGGAAAATGGCCTCCGCGCTACGCCGCCGCCGCTTCGCCAATGGCGCGCTCGACCTGGAGATGCCGGAGATCCGCATCAAGCTGGATGACAAGGGCCGGGCCTGTGGCGTGTTACCGGTGGTGCACACCGCCAGCCACCAGCTCATCGAGGAGTGCATGCTCGCCGCGAACGAGGCGGTGGCGCGGGTGCTGAAGGTGAACCAGAAACCGGCGGTCCACCGCATCCACGAGGACCCGGATTTCTCGCGGCTCTTCGAATTCGGCGAAACCGCCAAGCTCCACGGCTACAAGCCCGGCGACCTCAGTAACCGTGAGCACATCCAGAAGCTGCTCGATGAATCCAAGGGCTCACCCGAGGAACACGCGATCAAGCTGGGTCTGCTCAAGAGCCTGAAGCGCGCCGCTTATTCGCCGGACGCGATCGGCCACTACGGCCTCGCGAAGGCGGACTACTGCCACTTCACCAGCCCGATCCGCCGCTATGCCGACCTGATCGTGCACCGCGCGTTGCAGCCGTTCCTGGACAACTCGCCGAAGAACCCCGACCGCACGCCGCCGCAGGGCGAACTGCGCGAGATTTCCCGCCACATCTCGGACACCGAGCGCGTGTCCGCGGACGCGGAGAGCGAGACCAAGCAGCTCAAGATGATGGAATTCCTCGGCCGCGTGGCGGACCTGGAGGACCCGATCGTGTTCGATGGCCTGGTGACCGACGTGCGGCCGATGGGCCTGTTGGTCGAGGTGCCGGACATTGGCATCCGCGGCGCGGTGAAGCGCGAGGACCTGCCTGGCGGGCGCTGGCGTTTCGAAGGCCATCGCGGTGCGTGGACGAGTTGGGAGGGGATGTCGATCGTGCTGGGCATGCGCCTGCCGCTGGAGGTGACCGGAGTCGACCGCGTGCGGCGTTTCGTGGACTTCCGTATCGCCGTCGGGACCGAGGGCGCCGCGGGAAAGCACGAGAAGTTCAACCAGCCGGCGATGCCTCCGCGGAGACCGAAGCCACCCCAAAAGGACGCCCGTCCGCCCAAGCCCGGGAAGCCACAGCCGAAAGGCAAACGCGGGGGGGGCGAGGAAGCCGTGCCCGCCAAGAAGCCGTTTCCCAAGGCGCAGAGCGGCGGGAAGAAACACGGTCAGAAAAGGAAGCGGAAGTGA
- a CDS encoding ketosteroid isomerase-related protein yields MPHAAALDLLSRYYAAFNSGDRETFYSLLADDIVHDLNQGGSETGVEAFRVFMARMDRCYRERLEDLVLFASEDGRRAAAEFTVHGSYLATDDGLPEANGQTYVLPAGAFFSIRDGKVARVTMYYNLEEWLRQVGA; encoded by the coding sequence ATGCCGCACGCCGCCGCCCTCGATCTGCTATCCCGCTACTACGCCGCCTTCAACTCGGGTGACCGGGAGACTTTCTACTCGCTGCTGGCGGACGACATCGTCCACGACTTGAACCAAGGCGGCAGCGAAACCGGCGTGGAGGCGTTCCGCGTGTTCATGGCGCGGATGGACCGTTGCTATCGCGAGCGGTTGGAGGATCTGGTGCTCTTCGCCAGTGAGGATGGCCGCCGCGCCGCCGCGGAGTTCACCGTGCATGGTTCTTACCTCGCCACCGATGACGGTTTGCCCGAGGCGAATGGCCAGACCTACGTGCTCCCCGCGGGCGCGTTCTTCAGCATCCGGGACGGGAAGGTCGCGCGGGTGACGATGTACTACAACCTCGAGGAGTGGCTACGGCAGGTGGGGGCGTGA
- a CDS encoding prepilin-type N-terminal cleavage/methylation domain-containing protein, translating to MKTHPSRRKGFTLVELLVVIAIIIVLAAAGFAAAQAAIKKAKQTAAKQGCTSLQEAVNAFYNEYGRLPEPSDSGATADNDPYDTSTGEGLKLVTILLGKETGTNLQNPKQITFLNVPTGKSNKNGLIYSGSEIKGLYDPFGSGYKIVLDYDYNEEIKPPTESGSSTNSDNLLRGKRCIVYSLGVDKKGGAEAVKVF from the coding sequence ATGAAAACCCACCCGTCCCGCCGCAAGGGCTTCACACTCGTTGAGCTTTTGGTCGTCATTGCGATCATCATCGTGCTCGCGGCCGCTGGCTTCGCCGCCGCCCAAGCCGCCATCAAAAAAGCCAAGCAGACCGCCGCCAAGCAGGGCTGCACCTCACTCCAGGAAGCCGTCAACGCCTTCTACAACGAATACGGCCGCCTGCCGGAGCCTTCGGACAGCGGCGCGACGGCGGACAACGATCCCTACGACACGTCCACCGGCGAAGGCCTGAAGCTCGTCACCATCCTGCTCGGCAAGGAAACCGGCACCAACCTGCAGAATCCGAAGCAGATCACCTTCCTCAACGTGCCCACCGGCAAGTCCAATAAAAACGGCCTGATCTACAGCGGCAGCGAGATCAAGGGCCTCTACGACCCCTTCGGCAGCGGCTACAAGATCGTGCTCGACTACGACTACAACGAGGAGATCAAGCCGCCGACCGAAAGCGGCTCCAGCACCAACAGCGACAACCTGCTGCGCGGCAAACGCTGCATCGTCTACTCGCTCGGAGTCGACAAGAAGGGTGGCGCCGAGGCCGTGAAGGTCTTCTGA